A single region of the Silene latifolia isolate original U9 population chromosome 8, ASM4854445v1, whole genome shotgun sequence genome encodes:
- the LOC141595849 gene encoding putative ABC transporter B family member 8, producing MEENHKKEIFQNKDNKSIAKIFRYADKIDVLLMFSGTIGAIGDGMSTNCLLVFASKLMNSLGFGQNQMSNASTYMSDVEKCSLYFVYLGLAVMVIAFMEGYCWSKTSERQVLKIRYKYLEAILRQEVGFFDSQEATTSEIVNSISKDTSLIQEVLSEKVPIFLMHTSSFFSGIAFSAYFSWRLSLVALPTIILLIIPGMIYGKYLMFLYKKSFKEYSKANVIIGEALSSIKTVYSFTAEKTILEKYSLILERTMKLGIRQGVAKGVAIGSTGITFAIWAFLAWYGSRLVMYHGETGGRVYAAGITFIMGGVSLGSALPEVRHFTEASVAATRILNRIDRTPKIDGEDTTGRVLDTIRGEIQFEHVKFTYPSRLDTIILKDFDLKIEAGKTVALVGASGSGKSTAIALLQRFYDANEGFVKIDGIDIRMLKLKWVRGQMGLVSQDHALFGTSIRENIMFGKLDATMDEVISAAQAANAHNFIRQLPDGYETKIGERGALISGGQKQRIAIARAIIKNPVILLLDEATSALDSESETLVQTALDQASLGRTTLVVAHKLSTVKNADIIAVINGGHIVEIGSHKDLMNQPNGHYARLAKMQKQLSCIDMDHNNTYEPNATSSVPRSVGRLSTRSSPAIFATPLPSFEMPQSSISHPPPSFFRLLKLNSPEWKQGLVGSLSAVAFGAIQPTYALTIGSMISAFFVTNHEEMQSRIRRYAIVFSSLSFFSITLNLCQHSSFGFMGERLTKRIRIKMLEKIFSFEAAWFDEEENSSGALCSRLSNEATMVKSLVADRVSLVVQTISAVTIAMVMGLVTAWKLALVMIAVQPLTILCFYTRKVLLSSITNNFVKAQNQSTQIAVEAVYNHRIVTSYGCVGKVMELFDLAQNEPRKQGRKKSWLAGIGMGSAQGVTFMCWALDFWVGGKLVEKGEISAGDVFKTFFVLVSTGKVIAEAGSMTSDIAKGSAAVASVFKILDKPSQISVSRTKLETLTGRIELKKVDFSYPTRPESLILREFSLEVKPGSSVGLVGRSGCGKSTVIGLIQRFYDVDRGAVKVDGVDIREFDVVWYRNHMALVSQDPVIYSGTIRDNVVLGKVDASENEVVEAAKAANAHDFICSLKEGYETECGERGVQLSGGQKQRLAIARAILRNPTILLLDEATSALDLHSEKLVQEALGRVMVGRTTLVVAHRLNTIKTLDTIAFVQDGKVVECGTYTQLKHNRGAFFNLASLQNLT from the exons AGGGTTATTGTTGGAGCAAAACTAGCGAACGACAAGTACTAAAAATTCGATACAAATATTTGGAAGCCATACTTAGACAAGAAGTTGGGTTTTTTGATTCACAAGAAGCTACCACTTCAGAGATTGTGAATAGCATTTCTAAGGATACTTCTCTCATTCAAGAGGTTCTAAGTGAGAAG GTTCCAATATTCTTGATGCACACATCATCATTCTTCTCAGGAATTGCATTTTCTGCATACTTCTCATGGAGACTATCACTTGTAGCCTTACCAACAATCATACTACTAATAATCCCAGGAATGATTTATGGCAAATACCTAATGTTTTTGTACAAGAAATCCTTCAAAGAATATAGCAAAGCAAATGTGATAATAGGAGAGGCCTTAAGCTCTATTAAAACTGTATATTCCTTCACTGCTGAAAAAACCATTCTAGAGAAGTACTCTCTTATCTTAGAAAGAACAATGAAACTCGGGATTCGACAAGGGGTTGCTAAAGGAGTCGCGATTGGAAGTACCGGGATCACATTTGCAATATGGGCTTTTCTTGCTTGGTATGGAAGTCGTTTGGTCATGTATCATGGTGAAACTGGTGGTAGAGTTTATGCAGCTGGCATTACATTTATTATGGGAGGAGT ATCACTAGGAAGTGCACTTCCTGAGGTAAGACACTTCACAGAAGCCTCAGTAGCAGCAACAAGGATACTCAACAGGATTGATCGAACACCAAAGATTGATGGTGAGGACACTacaggtcgtgttctagacaccATTCGCGGTGAAATACAATTCGAGCATGTAAAATTCACATACCCATCTCGCCTTGATACAATAATCCTCAAAGATTTTGACCTAAAAATCGAGGCAGGGAAAACTGTGGCCCTTGTAGGAGCAAGTGGAAGTGGAAAGTCGACTGCGATTGCTCTACTTCAAAGGTTTTATGATGCTAATGAgggttttgttaagattgatgggATTGACATAAGAATGCTTAAGTTGAAATGGGTTAGGGGACAAATGGGGCTTGTTAGTCAAGATCATGCATTGTTTGGGACATCAATAAGGGAGAATATCATGTTTGGTAAGCTTGATGCAACCATGGATGAAGTTATAAGTGCTGCTCAAGCTGCTAATGCTCACAATTTTATTAGACAACTTCCTGATGGATATGAGACCAAG ATTGGTGAAAGAGGAGCACTTATATCAGGAGGTCAAAAGCAAAGGATTGCAATAGCAAGGGCAATCATTAAGAACCCAGTGATACTCCTTCTTGATGAAGCCACAAGTGCACTTGATTCCGAATCCGAAACTCTAGTCCAAACTGCTCTTGATCAAGCATCCCTTGGAAGAACTACTTTG GTAGTTGCACACAAGCTCTCGACGGTGAAAAATGCCGATATAATTGCAGTGATCAATGGTGGTCATATTGTAGAGATAGGATCACACAAAGACCTTATGAACCAACCAAATGGTCATTATGCAAGATTAGCTAAAATGCAAAAACAACTAAGTTGCATTGACATGGACCATAACAATACCTATGAACCAAATGCCACATCTTCTGTCCCTAGAAGTGTAGGTAGGCTAAGCACAAGGTCAAGTCCTGCGATTTTCGCTACCCCATTACCGAGTTTTGAGATGCCACAATCCTCGATTTCACATCCCCCACCTTCCTTTTTCCGACTTCTTAAACTTAACTCCCCTGAATGGAAACAAGGCTTGGTTGGTAGTCTCTCGGCCGTGGCCTTTGGAGCAATACAACCCACCTATGCATTGACAATAGGGTCTATGATCTCGGCCTTCTTTGTAACAAACCACGAGGAGATGCAGTCGCGTATCAGAAGATACGCGATTGTTTTCTCCTCGCTTTCATTTTTCTCAATAACATTAAATCTTTGTCAACATTCGAGTTTTGGGTTTATGGGAGAGCGCCTTACTAAGAGAATTCGGATTAAGATGCTTGAGAAGATTTTTAGTTTTGAGGCTGCTTGGTTCGATGAGGAGGAGAACTCTAGTGGGGCCCTATGTTCGAGGCTAAGCAACGAGGCGACAATGGTTAAGTCATTAGTAGCTGACCGTGTTTCACTCGTGGTTCAAACCATCTCAGCAGTGACTATAGCCATGGTAATGGGCTTAGTCACGGCTTGGAAACTCGCGCTTGTAATGATCGCGGTTCAGCCACTTACTATCCTATGTTTCTACACAAGAAAGGTGCTTCTTTCTAGCATAACCAATAACTTCGTCAAGGCGCAAAATCAAAGCACTCAAATAGCCGTAGAGGCGGTATATAACCATAGGATAGTTACTTCCTATGGTTGTGTAGGAAAAGTGATGGAATTGTTCGATTTAGCGCAGAATGAACCGAGAAAACAAGGGAGGAAAAAGTCTTGGTTAGCCGGGATTGGGATGGGTTCGGCTCAAGGGGTCACATTCATGTGTTGGGCATTGGATTTTTGGGTTGGTGGGAAATTAGTCGAAAAAGGCGAGATTTCAGCAGGGGATGTGTTTAAGACATTTTTCGTGTTGGTTAGTACAGGTAAGGTTATTGCAGAAGCCGGAAGTATGACTTCTGACATTGCTAAGGGATCTGCTGCTGTCGCATCTGTGTTCAAAATCTTAGACAAGCCGTCACAAATTTCAGTTTCACGTACAAAGCTAGAAACTTTGACAGGAAGGATAGAGCTAAAGAAGGTGGATTTTTCATACCCGACTAGACCCGAGAGCCTGATCCTGCGAGAATTTAGCCTAGAAGTGAAGCCGGGTTCGAGTGTAGGGCTAGTTGGGAGAAGTGGGTGTGGGAAATCAACAGTGATAGGACTAATACAAAGGTTTTATGATGTTGATAGAGGTGCAGTAAAAGTTGATGGTGTTGATATAAGAGAATTTGATGTTGTCTGGTATAGAAACCATATGGCTTTGGTTAGTCAGGATCCGGTTATTTATTCGGGTACCATTCGAGATAATGTGGTTCTTGGTAAGGTTGATGCTTCTGAGAATGAAGTTGTTGAAGCTGCCAAGGCTGCTAATGCTCATGATTTCATTTG CTCCCTTAAAGAAGGGTACGAGACGGAATGTGGCGAGCGAGGAGTACAACTATCAGGAGGTCAAAAGCAGAGATTAGCAATAGCCAGAGCAATTCTCAGGAATCCAACTATTTTATTACTTGATGAGGCAACTAGTGCTTTGGATTTGCACTCGGAGAAATTGGTTCAAGAAGCATTGGGTCGAGTCATGGTGGGACGGACTACTCTCGTAGTTGCTCACCGACTCAACACCATCAAGACTCTCGACACAATTGCCTTTGTCCAGGATGGCAAAGTCGTTGAGTGTGGCACATACACCCAACTGAAGCACAACCGTGGCGCTTTCTTCAACCTTGCTAGTCTTCAGAACCTTACTTAA
- the LOC141597270 gene encoding pseudo histidine-containing phosphotransfer protein 2-like isoform X1, which yields MYPLSSFINPVYSQVRTIIETLNTQALKHPPLFLSCFLSVVTMNRYELHSELVRRREQMFNEGFLDDRFLVLEDLEEHQPDFVESIMSKYIPSAADYIQKLQGILDNNLLNLAEFERLMLKLKGASASVGTAKLTAAVDEMLADFHRHNTDINRLGAALGKVRSEHFAMKSRLEPYIEILAQLRGEGPPVDGSDSNEDD from the exons ATGTACCCTTTGTCTAGCTTTATAAACCCAGTCTATAGCCAGGTCCGAACCATCATTGAGACATTGAACACTCAAGCCCTCAAACATCctcctctttttctctcttgcttCCTCTCTGTCGTAACTATGAACAGATACGAGTTGCACAGCGAGCTTGTAAGGAGGCGAGAACAAATGTTCAATGAG GGATTTCTGGATGATAGATTTCTTGTACTAGAGGATTTAGAAGAACACCAACCAGATTTTGTCGAAAGTATAATGTCCAAGTACATTCCTTCTGCTGCAGACTACATTCAGAAACTGCAGGGGATTCT GGATAATAATCTTCTCAATCTTGCTGAATTCGAGCGTTTGATGCTAAAACTGAAAGGAGCTAGTGCTAG CGTCGGTACTGCAAAGCTTACTGCTGCTGTAGATGAGATGCTGGCTGACTTCCATAGGCATAACACAGATATTAATAG ATTGGGTGCTGCTCTGGGAAAGGTCAGGTCCGAGCACTTTGCTATGAAGTCACGCCTTGAACCTTACATTGAG ATCCTGGCACAACTGAGAGGAGAAGGTCCACCAGTTGACGGGTCCGACTCTAATGAAGATGACTAA
- the LOC141597270 gene encoding pseudo histidine-containing phosphotransfer protein 2-like isoform X2, with translation MVKSFMMHKGFLDDRFLVLEDLEEHQPDFVESIMSKYIPSAADYIQKLQGILDNNLLNLAEFERLMLKLKGASASVGTAKLTAAVDEMLADFHRHNTDINRLGAALGKVRSEHFAMKSRLEPYIEILAQLRGEGPPVDGSDSNEDD, from the exons GGATTTCTGGATGATAGATTTCTTGTACTAGAGGATTTAGAAGAACACCAACCAGATTTTGTCGAAAGTATAATGTCCAAGTACATTCCTTCTGCTGCAGACTACATTCAGAAACTGCAGGGGATTCT GGATAATAATCTTCTCAATCTTGCTGAATTCGAGCGTTTGATGCTAAAACTGAAAGGAGCTAGTGCTAG CGTCGGTACTGCAAAGCTTACTGCTGCTGTAGATGAGATGCTGGCTGACTTCCATAGGCATAACACAGATATTAATAG ATTGGGTGCTGCTCTGGGAAAGGTCAGGTCCGAGCACTTTGCTATGAAGTCACGCCTTGAACCTTACATTGAG ATCCTGGCACAACTGAGAGGAGAAGGTCCACCAGTTGACGGGTCCGACTCTAATGAAGATGACTAA